A DNA window from Halanaerobium saccharolyticum subsp. saccharolyticum DSM 6643 contains the following coding sequences:
- a CDS encoding RNA polymerase factor sigma-54: MKLDLNLNIEQKQELVMTTQLQMSIEILQYSSLELKDYIEEEMKENPLLDMLESQRDMNYRESTFNSVRKNDIEYENFVAYQPDFCEHLENQLFEVLSNEEIELGKFIVGSLNESGELTTDIETITDIFSQQGFNQSEIEAVYQKIKKLDINYDSSFASCKAEYIDPDLIVKKEDGEFYIEEKNTAYPTVTISSYYYNLLKNQDDDKISDYLKEKYQSAIWLIKSIEQRKNTIRKIAKAILKKQIDFFENGLKDLKILTMEEVAEEIEMHESTVSRATTAKYIQTPHGVFSLKFFFNSGIDGVSSVSIKAMLSEEIEAEDKSHPLSDSKLAQLFVDKYGLDISRRTVAKYRKSLGIKSSRQRKKK, from the coding sequence ATGAAGTTAGATCTTAATTTAAATATCGAGCAAAAGCAAGAGTTGGTAATGACTACTCAACTGCAGATGTCTATAGAAATTCTTCAATATAGCAGTCTGGAATTAAAAGATTATATAGAAGAAGAAATGAAAGAAAATCCTTTACTCGACATGCTGGAGTCACAAAGGGATATGAATTATAGAGAATCAACTTTTAATTCTGTTAGAAAAAACGATATAGAATATGAGAACTTTGTTGCTTATCAGCCTGACTTTTGTGAACACTTAGAAAATCAACTTTTTGAAGTGTTGAGCAATGAAGAAATTGAACTAGGAAAATTTATTGTAGGTAGTTTAAATGAAAGTGGAGAATTAACTACAGATATAGAAACAATTACTGATATTTTTAGTCAACAGGGTTTTAATCAATCCGAAATAGAAGCTGTATATCAAAAAATAAAAAAATTAGATATTAATTATGATAGTAGTTTTGCATCCTGTAAAGCAGAATATATTGATCCTGATTTAATAGTTAAAAAAGAAGATGGAGAATTTTATATAGAAGAAAAAAATACTGCTTATCCTACTGTTACTATAAGTTCATATTATTATAATTTACTCAAAAACCAGGATGACGATAAAATTAGTGATTATTTAAAAGAAAAATATCAATCTGCTATCTGGCTAATTAAAAGCATTGAACAGCGAAAGAATACTATCAGAAAAATTGCTAAAGCTATTTTAAAAAAACAAATTGATTTTTTTGAAAATGGTTTAAAAGATTTAAAAATATTAACAATGGAAGAAGTTGCTGAGGAAATTGAAATGCATGAATCAACAGTTAGTCGGGCAACAACTGCTAAATATATACAGACTCCTCATGGAGTTTTTAGTTTGAAATTCTTCTTTAATAGTGGAATTGATGGAGTTTCTTCTGTAAGTATTAAAGCAATGTTGAGTGAAGAAATTGAAGCTGAAGACAAATCTCATCCGCTTAGCGATAGTAAACTTGCACAATTATTTGTTGACAAATATGGCTTAGATATTTCGCGAAGAACAGTTGCTAAATACAGAAAATCTTTAGGTATTAAAAGTTCACGGCAGCGAAAAAAGAAATAA
- a CDS encoding O-acetylhomoserine aminocarboxypropyltransferase/cysteine synthase family protein, giving the protein MTLKFESLALHAGYDANKNRKAAAVPIYQTTSYLFESTKHAADLFALKEEGDIYSRIQNPSNTVLEKRISALEGGVGALAVSSGQAAEVIALLTICKNGDHIVSGSSIYGGTHNLFKHRFKNMGIDVSFVDSEDPDSFKNAINEKTKALYIETIGNPSLVVPDFEKLAKIAHQAGIPLIVDNTFASPYLCKPFEYGADIVVHSTTKYISGHGNSIGGIIVDSGNFDWATGRFPELIEPDPSYHGVKFKEEFGKAAFITKARVQLLRDLGSSPSPFNSFLTINGLETLALRMKQHSQNAQAAAEFLEADDRVEWVSYPGLSNHKSAQNAKKYLNNGSGGMIAFGIKGGKAAAEKFINQLELFLHLANVGDTKSLAIHPASTTHQQLNEEDLKKTGISPELIRLSIGIEAFEDIKNDLDQALTAANK; this is encoded by the coding sequence ATGACATTAAAATTTGAGAGTTTAGCATTACATGCAGGTTATGATGCGAATAAAAACAGAAAAGCGGCAGCAGTTCCTATTTACCAAACAACATCTTATTTATTTGAGAGCACTAAACATGCAGCAGATTTATTTGCTTTAAAAGAAGAAGGCGATATCTATAGTAGAATTCAAAACCCAAGCAATACTGTTTTAGAAAAAAGGATTTCAGCCTTAGAAGGAGGAGTAGGAGCACTGGCAGTTTCTTCAGGTCAGGCTGCAGAAGTTATAGCACTTTTAACAATTTGTAAAAATGGAGACCACATTGTAAGCGGTAGTTCTATTTATGGGGGAACCCATAATCTATTTAAACATAGATTTAAAAATATGGGTATCGACGTAAGTTTTGTAGATTCTGAGGATCCAGACAGTTTTAAAAATGCAATTAATGAAAAAACAAAAGCATTGTATATTGAAACAATTGGTAACCCATCTTTAGTTGTACCTGATTTTGAGAAATTGGCTAAAATTGCTCATCAAGCAGGAATACCATTAATAGTTGATAATACATTTGCTTCTCCATATCTTTGTAAACCTTTTGAATATGGTGCGGATATAGTAGTTCATTCAACGACGAAGTATATATCTGGACATGGCAATTCTATTGGAGGGATAATAGTAGATAGTGGTAATTTTGATTGGGCTACAGGTAGATTTCCCGAACTTATAGAGCCAGATCCAAGTTATCATGGAGTTAAATTTAAAGAAGAATTTGGAAAAGCAGCCTTTATAACTAAGGCCAGAGTTCAGCTTTTAAGAGATTTAGGCAGCTCTCCTAGTCCTTTTAATTCATTTTTAACTATTAATGGTTTAGAAACCCTAGCTTTAAGAATGAAACAGCATTCGCAAAATGCACAGGCTGCAGCAGAATTTTTAGAAGCCGATGATCGAGTAGAATGGGTTAGTTATCCAGGTTTATCAAATCATAAATCAGCTCAAAATGCTAAAAAGTACCTTAATAATGGCAGTGGGGGAATGATAGCTTTTGGGATCAAGGGAGGGAAAGCTGCAGCTGAGAAGTTTATTAATCAGTTAGAATTATTCCTGCATCTTGCTAATGTTGGGGATACTAAATCTTTAGCTATTCATCCAGCAAGTACTACTCATCAGCAGTTAAATGAAGAAGATTTAAAGAAAACTGGAATTTCACCTGAATTAATAAGGCTCTCAATTGGAATAGAAGCCTTTGAAGATATTAAAAATGACTTAGATCAAGCATTAACAGCGGCTAATAAATAA